From the genome of Methanobrevibacter wolinii SH:
GCTTCAGAGTATCCTGTTGTTGCTGATGGAACTCGTAGGGATGATAAAACTCCTAAACTTAATCGTGATCAAATTCAAAGTTTAGAAGATAGAAAAAATATTCAATATATTAATTTAGATAGTTTTGGTTATAAAACTATTAAAACATTAGTCTCTTCTCTTTTTGAAGTTAAAAAAGAAAGGAGTAATAAAGATAATAGTTCTGACTTTGAAGTAGAAATTAGAATTCTAATAGATAAACTTGGAGGAAATTCAAGTGAAATTTTCCCTGAACATTATCAAACTAATGTTGTTGGATATAAAAGTGAGAAAGTATAGGATTTTTATTTAAAACTTTAGATTGTAAAATTCAAAGGGTTTTTATCCATATCGCTTAATAATAAATAATAATTATATATATGGTGAGAAAATGAGTAGAAATAAACCATTAGCTAAAAAATTAAGAATGGCTAAAGCAAACAAACAAAACAGAAGAATTCCTATTTGGGCTTATGCTAAAACTAATCGTAAATTACAATACAGACCTAAGCCTAGACATTGGAGAAGAAATAATCTTAAATTATAGTGGTGTTTAATATGGCAGAAGATTTAGAAAGAGTTTATACTATACCTCTCCGTAACGTTAAAAACGTTAAAAGGACAATTAGGGCTCCTAGGGCTATTAGAGAAGTTAGAAACTTTTTAATGAAACATATGAAAGTTGAAGATGTAGTTATCGATTCTTCTATTAATGAAAAAATTTGGGAAAGAGGAATTCAAAAAATCCCTTCTAAAATTAAAGTTAAAGCTACACTTATAGAAGAAGACGATGAAAGATATGTTGAAGCAGTTCTTGCTGAATAGATATCTAAATTAAAATCTTTATTTTTATTATTTTTCATTATCTATTTGATAAGGTAAAATAAAATGTTAAAAAGAATTAATCTTACAGGAAATCCAAATTTAGGTGTATATATAACTGTAACAAATGATGTAGCAATTGTACCTCCTAATTTATTGGATTCTAAAGCTGAAATTTTAGAAGAAGCTTTAGATGTTAATATAATTAGATCTTCAATTGCAGGTTCTAACTTAGCTGGAGCTTTAATGGTTGGAAATTCAAATGGTTTTGTAGTTTCTCCTCAAATATATGATAGAGAATTAGTTAACTTAAAAGAAGCAGGTATTGAAAATATTGTTCCATTACCAGATAAATGTACAGCTGTAGGTAATATTCTTGCTGCAAATGATAATGGTGCTATGATTAGTCCTGAAGTTTCTGATAAAGCAGTATCTGTTGTTGAAGAAACATTGGGTGTTGATGTTGTTAAAGCACAAATTGCAGGTTATAATATTATAGGATCTTCTTTAGCTGTTACAAATAAAGGATTTCTTATACATAAAGATTCATCTCCTGAAGATATGGACTTAG
Proteins encoded in this window:
- a CDS encoding 50S ribosomal protein L39e produces the protein MSRNKPLAKKLRMAKANKQNRRIPIWAYAKTNRKLQYRPKPRHWRRNNLKL
- a CDS encoding 50S ribosomal protein L31e — its product is MAEDLERVYTIPLRNVKNVKRTIRAPRAIREVRNFLMKHMKVEDVVIDSSINEKIWERGIQKIPSKIKVKATLIEEDDERYVEAVLAE
- a CDS encoding translation initiation factor IF-6, which encodes MLKRINLTGNPNLGVYITVTNDVAIVPPNLLDSKAEILEEALDVNIIRSSIAGSNLAGALMVGNSNGFVVSPQIYDRELVNLKEAGIENIVPLPDKCTAVGNILAANDNGAMISPEVSDKAVSVVEETLGVDVVKAQIAGYNIIGSSLAVTNKGFLIHKDSSPEDMDLVQDVFGVEGNIGTVNRGIALVGACSISNSNGVIVGEDTTGPEMARIEESLGFLDSF
- a CDS encoding DUF7411 family protein, with amino-acid sequence MKACVLYSGGKDSSLMAVILKRLGFDVEVCTANFGVYNSFIPAQKSAEALGIKHRVLNLDKEILNTGVKMIMDDGFPNDGIKYIHKQVVEAAASEYPVVADGTRRDDKTPKLNRDQIQSLEDRKNIQYINLDSFGYKTIKTLVSSLFEVKKERSNKDNSSDFEVEIRILIDKLGGNSSEIFPEHYQTNVVGYKSEKV